In Amycolatopsis sp. FBCC-B4732, the genomic stretch CCAGTACCCGCCGGGCACGAAGATCACGTTCAAGGCCTTCGGCCGCGACCGGCGGTTGCCGATGACCAACCTGTGGCGCGAGGGCAAGGCCTAGCTGTGATGTCCAGGGACGTTGTCCCGAGTTGAGGTGACGACTCGCGCGCCTGATCGTGGAGCAGGGCTGGACCTGCACGGCAGCGGCGAAGATGTTCATGGTCGCCGCGAAAACCGCTCGCAAATGGGCGCAGCGCTACCGCAACGAAAGCGCGGCTGGGATGGCTGATCGCAGCACAGCCCGACCCGCACACCCGGGCATCTGGTCCACCGCATCGTGCGGTTGCGGTGGCGCATGCGGCTGGGCCCGGTGCAGATCGGCGGCCGGCTCGGCTTGCCCGCCTCCACGGTGCACGCGGTGCTGACCCGCTGCCGGATCAACCGGCTCTCCCGGATCGACCGGGTCACCGGCGAACCACTGCGCCGCTACGAGCACGACCATCCCGGCTCGCTGCGGCATGTCGATGTCACCAAGTTCGGCAACATCCCCGACGGCGGCGGGCACCGGTTCGTCGGCCGCGCCCAAGGTGACCGCAACCGGGCTGCGACACCCGGCAAGCCCCCGCAACCCCAAGATCGGGACTGCGTTCGTGCACACCGTGCTCGATGACCACTCCCGCGTCGCCTACGCCGAAATCCACGCACCCGGCCCTACCGGCCTCAAAAAACGGCAAGATCGAACGCTTCCACCGGACCCTGGCCGACGGGTGGGCCTACGCCCGCTCCTACCCGTCCGAGACTCTGCCGCGGGCAGCACTACCGGGCTGGCTGCACTTCTACAATCACCACCGCCCCACAGCTCGACCGGCGGCAAGCCGCCGGTCACCCGACTGACCAACCTCCCCGGACACCACACCTAGCTGAGGGCGACCTGACGGCCGTCCGGGGTGCGCAGGGCCGCTGTGAGGGACGCCTTTTCCGTGCGGCGGACCAGGAACTCCAGGCCGAGCGCTTCCGTCGCCGTGTGGACCGAGGCCGGGTCCGGATGGGTGGCCGTCACCATCAGCAGCGGCAGGGACGGCAGGCCGCGGGTCGTCGGGTGCGGGGTGCTGCCCCAGTCGATCAGGAACGGGCGGAGCGAGCCCGGCGCGGTCGGCGGGGTCAGGCGCCAGTGCAGCGTCTCGCCCCCGGCCGTCTCGCGGGACATCTCCCGCGGGTCGCCCGGGTCGAAGCCGCGGGCGCGGGCCGCCGCGATCGTCGCGTCGAGGTCGGGGGTGCGGACCGCCCACGCGACCAGCGCCGGCTCGGTGAGGGCGTCGATGCCGAACGGGCGGGGCGCGAGCGGCTCCGGCTGCGCCGGGTCCGGGCCGATCACCTCCAGGTACATCCCCGCGCCGAGGTCGGCGAGGTGGTTGGCGGTGCCGAGGCCGGTGTGGCTGCCGCCGGGGGCCGGGGTGACCCCGGTCAGGTCGGCGACGCGGGCGACGGCGGCGGCGAGGTCGGGGCCGGCGTAGACGAGGTGATCGAGCACGGCGCCATCATCCCGCGCCGACCGCGCTCGCCGCATCGACCATTCCGCGGCCGTAGTACGTCGTCCCGCCCGCGATCGGCGTGCAGACGGCGTCGGGGCACGGCAGCGGCGTCGCCGTGGCGTACAGGGCCTGCTTGACGCGCTCGGCGCTCCACCGCGGGTGTTCGCTCGCGATCAGGGCGGCGACGCCGCTCGCGTGCGGCGCGGCCATCGACGTCCCGCTCGCCGACCGGTATTCGCCGTTCGGCCAGGTCGACCAGACGCGCGCGCCGGGCGCGGCGACGCTGATCCGCGACGCCGAGTAGTTCGAGAAGCTCGCTTTGACGAGCTTCTCGTCGAGCGCACCGGTGCCGACGACGCCGGGCAGCTCGTGCGGCAGCCGCGTGCACGTCGGGTCGATCGCGCGTTCCACCGGGGTGCTGTCGGCCGGGCTTTCGCGGTCGGCCGAGCGGGTGTCGAGGTCGATCCCGGCGTTGCCGGCCGAGGCGACGACGAGGACGTTCCGGCGCTGGGCGTACGCGACCGCGCGGCCGACGGCGAGCTTCGCCGCGGCCTGGTCCGGCTGGTCGTCGCAGTTGTAGCGCCACGGGATCGAGCGGTAGCTGTTGTTGGTCACGGCGAACCCGTGCTCCGCGGCCCAGACGAACCCGCAGACCATGCTCTCGGCCGTCTCGGTGTCGTCGAGTTCGGCCAGCTTGACGGCGGCGATCCGGACGCCGGGAGCGACCCCGACGACGCCGGTTCCGTTGCGGGCGGCGGCGATCGTGCCGGCGACGTGCGTGCCGTGGCCGTCGAGCGTGGGCCGCCAGGCGCCGGGGCTCCGGTCGGCCCAGCCGGCCAGGCAGGACACGGAATCCTTGCGGTCGAAGGCCGGCGCGAGGTCCGGGTGGGTGTCGTCGACGCCGACGTCGAGCACGCCGACGACGGTGCGCTTGCTGCCTTCGGTGACCGCGTGCGCTTCGGGCAGGTGCAGCGCCGGGACGTCCCACGCGGTGCCTTCGGGCGGGACCTGACCGGAGTTCGGCGAGTTCGGGCCGGTGTAGCGGACGTCCTTGCGAGGCGCGAAGAACTCCTTCGGGACCTTCGCGGTGCGCGTCGCGCCGACGGCGTCGATGCCCGGTGTCGCACGGACCTTCGCGGCGAAGTCGTCCTTCGCGGTGTACGCGACGACGACGCCGATCTGCGGGTAGCTCGCGACGACCGTGCCGCCGGCGTGCTTGATCACCTGCTCCGCCCACCACGTGTGGTGCGTGACGACGACGTGCGGCATGACCAGCGGGTCCGCGGCCGCCGGAGTGGCGATCAAGCCGAGCAGCACTGCCGTCACCAGGATCAGTCGCCGCACACGTCCTCCTCGGAATCGCCCGAACCGAACTTAGCGGTCGATCGCGGCGGCGGTACCCCTCTTCGGTCGTAGGCTGATCGCATGACGACCGGCTTCACGGTGTTCGACACGGCGATCGGGGTCTGCGGGCTCGCGTGGCGCGACGACGTCGTGGTCGGCACGTCCCTGCCCGAAGGCAGTGGCGCGCGGACCCGCGCGTGGCTGCTCCGGCGGTTCCCGGACGCCGTCGAGGAGCCGCCGCCCGCCGCGGTCCGGGCGGCGGTGGACGGGATCGTGGCGCTGCTGGGCGGCGCGCGGCCGGACCTGGCCTCGGTGGCGCTGGACCTGGCTTCGGTGCCGGAGTTCCACCGCCGGGCGTACGAGGTCGCGCGGACGATCCCGCCGGGCAGGACGCTGACCTACGGCGACATCGCGCACCGGCTCGGGCAGCCCGGATCGGCGCAGGCCGTCGGGCAGGCGATGGGGAACAACCCGTTCCCGATCATCGTGCCGTGCCACCGGGTGCTGGCCGCGGGCGGCAAGGACGGCGGCTTCTCGGCGCGCGGCGGGGTCGGAACGAAACGCCGGATGCTGGTCATCGAAGGCGCGCTGGCGGACGAGCCCACGCTGTTCTGAAAACCGTGAAGGCCACCTTCACGGCTCCAGGTGGCCTCCACGCGGTTCGTCAGGCGGGCTGGGGCGTCCAGGGCTTGATGAACGGGGACTCCGGCCAGCCCTCGGCCGCCGCCATCAGCGGCATCGCCGTGCCGCCGTCGACGTGCTCGCGGATGATGTCCGCGTGGCCCGCGTGGCGGGCCGTCTCCTGGATCAGGTGCAGCAGGACCCAGCGGACCGACCAGGCGTCGACGTCCTTCGGGAACCACGGCACGTCCTTCGGCACCGGGACCGCCTGGCCCAGGTCCTCGATCCCGCCGATGACGTCGGCCGTCCGCTTCGCGACCTCGTCGTAGCGGGCCAGCACGCCCGCCAGCGTCTCGTCCTCGCCCAGCCGGTGCGCCGACTGGTACTCGGCCACGCTCTCCGCGAACGGCTTCTGGGGCACCTGAAGGATCGTGTCCAGCCAGCTGTTCTCGGTGGTCGCGACGTGCTTGATCAGCCCGCCCACCGACAGCGAGCTCTTCGTCGCCGCGAGCCGCGCCTGATCGTCGGTCAGCCCGTGTGCGGCCAACCTGAGCACGTACCGCTGCTGCTCCAGGAAGCTCAGCAGCCCGTCACGCTCGTCGGCCACCGGACGCACGTTTCCCGCCATTTCGATCCTTCCGCAAAGGGACACCTGCTCCGGATCGTGCCACCCCGCACCGGCGTTCCGGACCGGAACGGCGCTATCGGTGCGCGTGCCGGGGCGCAGGCTTGACGAAGGCGTACGCGCCGCCGATGCCGTACAGCGCGGCCCGCACGACCAGCTGCACCCGCGTGAAGACCCCTTCGTAGGCGTCGAACTGCCGCGAGAGCACCACCCCGAGCCAGGTCGCCATCACCACGACCAGCCCGGCGACCGCGAGCGCCCGCCAGCCCGGCGGCCACCACAGGATCAGGCTGATCACGCCGGCCACCAGCACGACGCTGAGCAGCGACGAGATCAGGTCGCTCCGCTCCGGGTACGCGGCCTGGACCAGCACGACCAGGCCGAACACGCTCACCGAGACGGAACTGAGCCGCGCCGACCACTGGACCGGGCCGAGGCGGTGCAGCGGCGGGCCGGCGAGCAGGAACGCGACCCCCGAGACGGCCAGCAGGACCCGGAACACCGGTGGGCCGGCCAGCAGCGCCTCCACCGGGTCGTGGACCGGCGAGACGCCCGTCGGGAGGAAGAACTCCAGCAGCCACCCCGAATACCCGAGGACGGCCACCCCCATCAGGAGGGCCGAGGCGATCCGAGCCGTGCGCACGAGGCACACAGTAAGCGAAGGGCAGCGACCCGGCGGTGTGACGCTTGCCGGGTCGCCTGACTCGCTACGCCTGCGGACGGACGAAGGGGAAGAGGACCGTCTGGCGGATCGACGCCCCGGTGAGCATCATCAGCAGCCGGTCGACGCCCAGCCCGAGGCCGCCGGACGGCGGCATGCCGTGCTCCAGGGCGAGCAGAAAGTCTTCGTCCAGCTCCATCGCCTCGACGTCGCCGCTGGCCGCGCGCAGGGACTGCGCTTCCAGCCGCCGCCGCTGCTCGATCGGGTCGGTCAGCTCCGTGTAGGCCGTGCCGACCTCGGAGCCGAACGCGATGAGGTCCCAGCGCTCGGCCAGCAGCGGGTCCGTCCGGTGCTGGCGGGTCAGCGGCGAGACGTCGGTCGGGTAGTCGGTGTAGAACGTCGGCAGCACGGTCGCGCCCTCGACGAGGTGCTCGAACGCCTTGAGCACGAGGTCGCCGTGGCTCGGGTCCTCCCCCACCGGCACCCCGGCGGCCAGGCAGAGCCGCCGCAGCTCGCCCACCGACGTCCCGGAGTCGATGCGCTCGCCGAAGACCCGCGAGACGGCTTCGTGCACCGGGATCACCGGCCAGTCACCGGAGATGTCGTGCTCGACGACGTTGCCGTCGGCGTCCGGGCGCCGCACGACCTGGGCGCCGTACGCCGCTTCGGCCGCGTGCTGGACCAGCTCGCGGGTCAGCGTCCGCATCGTGTCGTAGTCCGCGTAGGCCTGGTACGCCTCGAGCATCGTGAACTCGGGGTTGTGCGTCGCGTCGACGCCTTCGTTGCGGAAGTTGCGGTTGAGCTCGAAGACCCGCTCGACGCCGGCCACGCACAGCCGCTTGAGGTACAGCTCGGGCGCGATCCGCAGGTACATCCGCATGTCGTAGGCGTTGATGTGGGTGACGAACGGACGCGCGTTGGCACCGCCGTGCACCGTCTGCAGCATCGGCGTTTCGACTTCGAGGTAGTCGGCGTGGTGCAGCCGGTCGCGCACCGCGCGGACCACGGTGGAGCGCAGCCGGAGCATGTTCGCCGAGTCCGGGTTGACGGCGAGGTCGAGGTAGCGCTGCCGCACCCGCGTCTCCGGGTCGGTGAGCCCCTTCCGCTTGTCCGGCAACGGGTGCAGGCACTTCGCGGTGACCGTCCACTCGTCGACGAGCACCGAGAGCTCGCCGCGCTTCGACGTCACGACCTGGCCGCTGACGCCGACGTGGTCGCCGAGGTCGACGCCGGTCCGCCAGCGCGTGAGGTCGAGCTCGTCCACCCTCAGCATCAGCTGGATCTCGCCGCTGAAGTCCTTGACGCGGGCGAAGCACAGCCCGCCGAGGATGCGCAGGTTCAGCACGCGCCCGGCGATCCGGACCCGGTGCCCGGTCGTGGTGTCCGGGGCCAGGTCGCCGAACTTCCGCACGACGTCGCCGATGTGGTCGTCGCGGCGGAACCCGACCGGGTACGGGTCGATCCCGGCTTCGCGCAGCTTCGCGAGCTTGGCGATGCGGACGCGGACCTGTTCGGGCCGCCGCACCTGCTTCGGGACGGGCGTCGCCGCCGACTCCTCGATCTCCTTCGCGCGGGCGACGAAGTCGTCGCCGACCGTCTCCAGGCGCAGCGACCGCGCCCGGCCGGTCGGGACGAACCCTTCGAGCGCGCCCGCGACGATGCCGACGCGCGGCAGCCGCCGGGCCGAGGAGTAGCAGAGGAACCGCGGCACCCAGTCCGGGCCGTACTTGGCGTTGGACCGGTACAGCGACTCGAG encodes the following:
- a CDS encoding VOC family protein, translating into MLDHLVYAGPDLAAAVARVADLTGVTPAPGGSHTGLGTANHLADLGAGMYLEVIGPDPAQPEPLAPRPFGIDALTEPALVAWAVRTPDLDATIAAARARGFDPGDPREMSRETAGGETLHWRLTPPTAPGSLRPFLIDWGSTPHPTTRGLPSLPLLMVTATHPDPASVHTATEALGLEFLVRRTEKASLTAALRTPDGRQVALS
- a CDS encoding S8 family serine peptidase, whose translation is MRRLILVTAVLLGLIATPAAADPLVMPHVVVTHHTWWAEQVIKHAGGTVVASYPQIGVVVAYTAKDDFAAKVRATPGIDAVGATRTAKVPKEFFAPRKDVRYTGPNSPNSGQVPPEGTAWDVPALHLPEAHAVTEGSKRTVVGVLDVGVDDTHPDLAPAFDRKDSVSCLAGWADRSPGAWRPTLDGHGTHVAGTIAAARNGTGVVGVAPGVRIAAVKLAELDDTETAESMVCGFVWAAEHGFAVTNNSYRSIPWRYNCDDQPDQAAAKLAVGRAVAYAQRRNVLVVASAGNAGIDLDTRSADRESPADSTPVERAIDPTCTRLPHELPGVVGTGALDEKLVKASFSNYSASRISVAAPGARVWSTWPNGEYRSASGTSMAAPHASGVAALIASEHPRWSAERVKQALYATATPLPCPDAVCTPIAGGTTYYGRGMVDAASAVGAG
- a CDS encoding DinB family protein; its protein translation is MAGNVRPVADERDGLLSFLEQQRYVLRLAAHGLTDDQARLAATKSSLSVGGLIKHVATTENSWLDTILQVPQKPFAESVAEYQSAHRLGEDETLAGVLARYDEVAKRTADVIGGIEDLGQAVPVPKDVPWFPKDVDAWSVRWVLLHLIQETARHAGHADIIREHVDGGTAMPLMAAAEGWPESPFIKPWTPQPA
- a CDS encoding methylated-DNA--[protein]-cysteine S-methyltransferase produces the protein MTTGFTVFDTAIGVCGLAWRDDVVVGTSLPEGSGARTRAWLLRRFPDAVEEPPPAAVRAAVDGIVALLGGARPDLASVALDLASVPEFHRRAYEVARTIPPGRTLTYGDIAHRLGQPGSAQAVGQAMGNNPFPIIVPCHRVLAAGGKDGGFSARGGVGTKRRMLVIEGALADEPTLF
- the lysX gene encoding bifunctional lysylphosphatidylglycerol synthetase/lysine--tRNA ligase LysX; translation: MGTLASTRPRLPVWKAKAGGIVATVVQLAAVFSVILLFTNGPHGRLLNAIDMAFSGLSVPTSASLVMVLLLVVLGGALRRRKAAALYTLVLFQVGGLVLTLALQATLLWSPELLTLGPKQVRHIPAQLWVLTVADVVSIGLIVLLLALRPAFPARLAPSAWRDGLTVLFGGFAAVILVGWGLAEAFPGHLGDTWERFAWVVNHATGENLQLRRIGVGDGPGWLDVLIDLSATAVVTAALYMLFRGVRSRRLRTDDEELRVRELLAEHGEDDSLGYFATRRDKSVVFSPNGRAAVTYRVLGGTSVASADPIGDPEAWPDAVRAWLDETRRYGWTPGVLGASESGAKAYTDAGLRALEIGDEAVLDVREFSLAGPERRSVRQAVKRIERAGYTSRVRRHGEIPEAEMAGLLARAQAWRGAETERGFSMALGRLGDASDGRSVMVEAYDARGDLRGLLSFVPWGRRGLSLDLMRRDRDAENGLNEYMIAETVAAAQHLGAQRISLNFAMFRAVFSEGERIGAGPVLRAWRGILSVFSRFFQLESLYRSNAKYGPDWVPRFLCYSSARRLPRVGIVAGALEGFVPTGRARSLRLETVGDDFVARAKEIEESAATPVPKQVRRPEQVRVRIAKLAKLREAGIDPYPVGFRRDDHIGDVVRKFGDLAPDTTTGHRVRIAGRVLNLRILGGLCFARVKDFSGEIQLMLRVDELDLTRWRTGVDLGDHVGVSGQVVTSKRGELSVLVDEWTVTAKCLHPLPDKRKGLTDPETRVRQRYLDLAVNPDSANMLRLRSTVVRAVRDRLHHADYLEVETPMLQTVHGGANARPFVTHINAYDMRMYLRIAPELYLKRLCVAGVERVFELNRNFRNEGVDATHNPEFTMLEAYQAYADYDTMRTLTRELVQHAAEAAYGAQVVRRPDADGNVVEHDISGDWPVIPVHEAVSRVFGERIDSGTSVGELRRLCLAAGVPVGEDPSHGDLVLKAFEHLVEGATVLPTFYTDYPTDVSPLTRQHRTDPLLAERWDLIAFGSEVGTAYTELTDPIEQRRRLEAQSLRAASGDVEAMELDEDFLLALEHGMPPSGGLGLGVDRLLMMLTGASIRQTVLFPFVRPQA